Part of the Phosphitispora fastidiosa genome, TGGATAAAACAATCCGGGGTTGGTATTTATTGTAATGACAAGTGCCTCTTCTCTTTCCGTTGCAGGAAAGACCATTGCGGTAACAGGCGGGTCCTCAGGTCTGGGGCTCAGGATGGTTCACGTGCTTGCCGCGCATGGCGCGAATGTTGTCTCCATTTCGCGCACACCCGCGCCGGACAATGAGCACAGCCCCAATATTCTCAATATTATTGCCGATGTGACGGTTGCCGACGATATCGAGCGCGCGTTTGACGAG contains:
- a CDS encoding SDR family NAD(P)-dependent oxidoreductase, which gives rise to MTSASSLSVAGKTIAVTGGSSGLGLRMVHVLAAHGANVVSISRTPAPDNEHSPNILNIIADVTVADDIERAFDE